From Chryseobacterium sp. IHB B 17019, one genomic window encodes:
- a CDS encoding transposase — MKEGYIIRDQEKPHFITFTVVDWVDVFTRKVYRDVIIESLDYCKKHKGLILYGYVIMSNHIHLIIQSKEGKLSDLIRDFKKFTSKNI; from the coding sequence ATGAAAGAAGGATACATTATAAGAGATCAGGAGAAGCCACATTTTATAACCTTTACAGTTGTAGATTGGGTAGACGTTTTCACAAGAAAAGTTTATAGAGATGTAATAATTGAGTCCCTAGACTATTGTAAAAAACATAAAGGTCTTATACTGTATGGCTATGTCATAATGAGTAATCATATTCATTTAATTATACAATCAAAAGAAGGTAAGCTGTCAGATTTAATCAGAGATTTTAAAAAATTTACATCAAAGAATATTTAG
- a CDS encoding ankyrin repeat domain-containing protein produces the protein MKRIIILFSLLLMAVACSKIDRNKKADKNKLLGADYRLFQDTPAWELTKAVWDDDVDKIDEEVKKNPRILNYQETLYGKTLLHLSSYNNNYKAFKELLRLGANPNIADSLHCTTPLIEIALSFDDKTKYAEELIKYKANVNYVECNSGKEEQKTYATPLIAASNRNNLELVKLLIGNGANINYTNPNGEDALSAAALFKNYDVVLYLLQQGANCSKILYKKGGAVNPKDIYMKDWIVDEADHSAKEYQEIKELLRKKGCL, from the coding sequence ATGAAAAGAATTATAATACTATTTTCATTGTTATTAATGGCAGTGGCTTGTAGCAAGATAGACAGGAATAAAAAGGCAGATAAGAATAAACTTCTGGGTGCGGATTATAGATTGTTTCAGGATACTCCGGCTTGGGAACTGACAAAAGCAGTCTGGGATGATGATGTAGATAAAATCGATGAAGAAGTGAAAAAGAATCCTAGAATATTAAACTATCAAGAAACTCTATATGGGAAAACCCTTTTACACTTAAGTTCTTATAATAATAATTACAAAGCTTTTAAAGAACTCTTGAGGTTAGGAGCTAATCCTAACATTGCCGATTCTTTACATTGCACAACACCATTAATTGAAATAGCTCTATCTTTTGATGATAAAACTAAGTATGCAGAAGAGCTGATTAAATACAAGGCAAATGTTAATTATGTTGAATGTAATAGTGGAAAGGAAGAACAAAAAACCTACGCTACTCCACTAATAGCAGCATCTAATCGAAATAATTTGGAGTTAGTAAAGCTACTTATTGGAAATGGGGCTAACATAAATTATACTAATCCGAATGGAGAAGATGCTCTATCTGCTGCTGCTTTATTCAAAAATTACGATGTTGTTTTATATCTTTTACAGCAGGGAGCAAATTGTAGCAAGATTTTATACAAAAAAGGCGGAGCAGTGAATCCTAAAGATATTTATATGAAAGACTGGATAGTAGATGAAGCCGACCACTCTGCAAAAGAATATCAAGAGATAAAAGAACTCCTTAGAAAGAAAGGATGTTTATAA